The Blautia luti nucleotide sequence GGAATGGTAATGACAAACACAGATCCAACTCCCACCTGACTTGTCACCTCAATACTTCCATTCATCTGCTCAATCAATCCCTTGGCGATCGCCATTCCCAGACCGGTTCCCTGATAAACACTACGGGCATCTGTTTTTTCCTGTGAGAACGGATCAAAAATGCGACTCAGGAACTCCGGACTCATCCCTATACCTGTATCAGAAATCGTCCACCTGTATGTACAGATTCCATCATGTATATCTGCCGCCTCCATTACCGTAGTAATCTTTCCTCCCGGCCGGTTATACTTAATACAGTTTCCATAGATATTCAGAAAAATCTGGCGAAGATGCAGTGAGCTTCCATAGACATAAGGATAAGGAATATCCTCCTTATTTTTCTCATAAATCCACTTAATATCCTCATCTGCTGCCTTGTGAGTGATAATGCTTTCAATCTCATAGACCAGATCTTTGAGACAGATATATTCATGAGTCAGAACAATATGACCTTCCTCTATTTTACTCATCTGCAGAACATCATTGATAAGGGAAAGCAAATAATCCGTTGCTATCTTCATCTTTTTGTGATTTTCCCGTATCAGTGCTTTATCCTCAAAATGAGTCTCATCAATCTTTAACAGACCAATAATACCATTCAAAGGTGTCCTGATATCATGGCTCATGCGGCTGAGGAAATTCGTTTTTGCCCTGCTCTCGGCACGCATCTCATTAAATGCAGCCTGAAGGCGCGCCTGTTCCTGCTCATCCCGTTCATGTCTCTGTGTGGTATCCTGCAACAGAATGATCGCATAAATCATGGGCACCTCAGCAAGAATTTCTGTATCAAACACCACCATCCTGGTCATCAGAACTGTTTTCTGTACCCAGCGGATACTTCCATCGTCTTCGCGGGCACAATACTCCACAGACATATTTGTTTCTCCGTTCTCAAACCTCTTACGAAGCTTTTCACAATTATCTGTCATACAGTAACCGGCAATTGTTTCCTGGGTGATTTTTTTCTCATATTCCCAGCAATAATCCCGATAAGAACATGGAAGCGGGTAGTCCATAAAAAGTTCCCGGCTCTTCTGTTCTTTTCCATTCAGTACAATCCTTCTTTCCAGAGCATCCTTTGTCAGATTTACTGTATAGATCACATCTGACAATTCCAGAAGCGCATCCACATAGCTGTCATTTTCCAGGATCGACTGTTTCAGTTGTTCATAATAGAGCTGAAGCTGCTCTTTTGCACCTGTCTGACCTTCAGAAGTCTTTCGGATGGTTTCAAATGCCAGAAGAAAATGATGCAGCTTTTTGTCCTCATCCCAGTCCACCGGAATCAGTGTCAAGCGGTTATATGCCCCCTGTTTTCCGATATTATACTCATATTCCAGAACATCTTTCTTCGTATGCATCTTCTTTTGAAGTTCCGAAATCTGCAGTCCTTCGCGGATATCTGCCTGACTGGATTTTTCAACCTGTTCCTCTATGATCTGTTCCACTGCTCCGGAATATGCACCATCAGAGGCCAGGAAAAAATTTTCACTGGAACGGATTGCCCGATAAGTATCCATCCTGGCATCACAGTACAGACAATCCGAGAAATTACTGCCATGCTGATTAAGCAGCTTTAACAGCTGATATCCCTGATGCTTTTCTGCAGCAGCTTCTTCCCATTTCACATGATTTTTATTAATATACATGTTCTTGTCTGCGCAATTAAACAGCTCTCTCATTGTACTTCCGGGAAAATCGCCGGCCAATGCAAAGCCTACCGCATAGCTCAGAGGAGTATCCGGATACACTCTGGATTCCTCTGTCATATCCCTGCGCACCTTTTCAAGGCACTGTGTAAGCTGTTCCCTGTCCAGTCCATGGGTAACTGCAAGAAATTCATCTCCACCTGCTCTTCCCACAAACTGCTCTGCTGGCATGGAAGCCCGCAGGCAGATGGCAAATCTACGAATATAGGCATCACCGGCTTCATGACCTCTGCTGTCATTAATACGCCGGAGATTATTAAGATCAAAACTGCAGACACCGGTATCTGCATCCGGTTCTTCCTCACTCAGTAATTCTTCACATTTATTTTTGTTCGGAAGTCCCGTCGCATCATCCAGATATACCTTTCGCTGCAGTAAACGATTCATTGCAGCATATTGTATTGCTTTGATGAATTCATATCCGATCAACAGCATCAGCACAACAATATCTGCTGTGATATATTTCTCAAGCAATGATAAGGATGTGGCTTTTTTCTGCGAATATTTTTCAGCCAGGCCTGTTGCTTCATCGCAGATCACAAAAAACTCCTCACTTTCCGGAATAATATCTGTGTTTCTGGCTCCTTTGAACCTCACAAGATAAATTTTCTTATACAGGTCAGAGAATTTATCATCCAGTTCCTGCATTTTATTCTGAAAATCAACATCATTGAGACGTACAAGATTTAATTCATCATTTCCATTTCGCAAACCGTCAATAAAAGTTCTTATATCATGGATCATCTCATTTTCCTGCTGCGTGGAAAGCTCCAGTTTTATGAGTCTCTGTGTCTCTCCCCTGACTAAACCGGTATAATTTACAATACGGGCCGTTCCCTGAATATCTGAGACAATTCCCATCATTATGATAATAAGGATAGCCAGAATAACTGCCAGAACACCAATACTGACCTGAATAATACTGGATTTCTTTTTCTTATTCTTCACTTCGGACATGGCCCTCCCCCTTCTTGTTTTATTCTGGAAAAGTACTTTCTGTACTCTATCTATTTTACCGTACTTTTTTCATCATGCCTACTAAAATTTGAATGTATTTATTTATAAACAGGCAAAAACACCTGGCAGACTACTTTTTATAGTCTGTCAGGTGTTTTTCTAATTCCACACTGGATTGCATCTGTCGGACAGGCTTTGCGGCATCTGCCACAGCGGATACATTCCGGACTGTTGGAGTTTTCCACAGGGTCAACGATCATCTGACATGCTTTTGCACATTTTCCGCATTTTATACACTTATCCTTATCCACTCTGTATTTATACAGGGAAACGGGATTAAATACGGAATAAAGTGCTCCCAGAGGACAGATATATTTGCAGAACGGACGGTAAATCAAAATGGAGAGAATGATCGTTATGATCAGGATCACATTCTTCCATATGTACAGCCAGCCCAGTGCACTGCGCATGGATTTATTCAGAAGTACCAGCGGCAGTCCACCTTCCAGTGTTCCTGCCGGGCAGATCAGTTTGCAAAAATAGGGCGCCCCCTGTCCCATAATATCCACAAGGAACAATGGAAGCAGGATCACAAATACTGCAAAAATCACATATTTCAGCTTACGAAGCAGCTTGTCGCCTTTGAATGTGCGGATTTTCTTAGGAAATGGAATCTTATTCAGCAGATCCTGAATCAGTCCGAAGGGACAGAGAAAACCGCAAATCAGTCTTCCCACCATAGCTCCAATGAAGATAAGAAATCCCACCACATAATAAGCCATCTTGAAATTCCAGCTCCCTATCACAGCCTGAAGAGAACCGATAGGACAGGCGCCAACAGCACCGGGGCAAGAATAGCAGTTCAGGCCCGGAACACAGGCATTTTTCAATTTGCCTGTGTAAATTTTGCCTGTGACAAAACCGGTAACATGACTGTTTGTAATGAATGCCCACAGTGCCTGGATTCCGTGACGGGGCCACTCATTGATCTTCATATTTTTTGTATTTTGTTTCTTATTACTTTTGTTATCGTTGTTCTTTTGATTACTCATTTATCCAATTCCCACACATTCCATACAGATGTTAATGGCTTTTGTAAACACCACTGCCAGCTCTCCGCGGGAAATCCCATATCCCATAAAGCAGGCTCCCACAAACATAAGAATCAACGCCGGCCATTTACTGTTCCATATTTTGCTGGTTTTTAATTTATCCATTTATTTTCCCTCTGTAACATTCTCCAGCTCTTTTTCCACAATCTCTTTCCACTCGTCCAGACTGTGGCTTCCGGAGTAAGTTTCGCCTACAATATTTCCGTTCTTATCAACAAAGAAGGTTTCCGGGAAAGCGGAGATTCCATTGAGACGTCCGTTCATCATTCCGGAATCCGGGATCAGGAATGGATAGGATGCCTTTGTTTTCTCCTGAAGTACCTGAGCCTTTTTCACTGCTTCCTCATCCTGCTTTCCATCACTGCCTACTGTATCCAGTGTCACGCCTACTACTCCCACACCTTTATCCTTCATCTCCTGATAAAGCTTCTCCAGATCAGGAATCTCATTGACACATGGAGAACACCAGGTGGTGAAAATATTTACCATAGTCAGATCATATTTGCTGAAGATATCCTGTGTGTAGGTTTTTCCGTCAACTCCTGTTGTTTCAAATTTACCTACATTTGTTCCTTCAGCTGCCTCTGTACTGTCAGAAGTATCCTGTGGCTGATCAAATGCAGAGAGCATCTGGAACGGGGTCATTTCTGTAAGTGTTACTTCAATCCCCTCCACATCCTTTAACAGGTCTGCATCTGCATCCTTGTTTGTGCTGAGATAATATTTATATTTGCCATCACTGCTGGTACCCAGTTCTTTATGCTCTGTGCAGCCGGTAATCGTATCCAGATCTTTCTGGGATTCCTCATCATACATTCCGATCACGCCTACTCTGCTGAGACTTTTCAGCCAGTCGTCATATCCGGTGCCCATCTTGTCCACCTCTGCATCCTTCTGCTCGTCTGTCAGGGTACACCAGCTTGCTGTGGCATATGTGACTGCATCTGCATTGTCATTCCATCTCTCATCTGTAAACATGGAAATGTTTTTCTTCTTCATCTGCTCTTTCAGGTCTTTGGAAATCCCTAATTTCATTCCAAGGAATGGATATTCATAAGTATCCTGCGCCGGCTGAGCAATCTCTGACGGTTTAAAGGAACCTGCGATCAGACCTTCAGAAGCTGCCACACTGCCATCTTCTGCTGCCTGAGCATCCTCACCATCCATCTGGACTACACCTGCTTCATCTGCAGGCACTGCAAGAGCCTCCCCTGCATGTACAGTTACAATACCTCCCATAGATGTCACGCTTAATACACCTGCTGCAAAAATCGCCATTAATCTCATTCTTCTGTTCTTCATTATAAGTAAGCTCCCTTCATTTTTTACTGTTACGATTTTTATAATATCAGAGTTAAAAGATCAGAAAGTCGTTCGTGCCTGCACGATAAGACTTTTGAATTTCCCGTATCTGCCGCGGGTCTGGATTTGTCCCCGCATAACAGACATCGTTTTATTGATATGCACACATTATAGCATCTGAGAAATAAAATCTGTGTTAAGAAAATAACTTTTTTCAAAATTTTATTCTGTAACCAATCCCAGACAAATCTGAAACATCGTCAAGCGGATATTCGCAATCCGCTTTGCTACGCGGCTCTACACCGAATAACTGCTCCGCAGTTTGATTCGGTTAAAAAACTTTATAATCAGATATTTTTAATTAATATGAAATCATTTTCTTTTTTACACGAATTTTATACTTAATGTGCTATGATAAAATTGATAATATATCAGAGTCAGAAATTGACTCGTACAAACACAAAAGGTCTTTTAGCCTTTTGATTCTGATATTATAAAACTATAAATCTGGAAATTCAAAAAGGAGACTATCATGCACATTTTAATTATAGAAGACGAAGAACAGCTCTGCCGTTCCATGGCAGAGGGGCTTCGCATGGACGGATATGAAATAGATACCTGCTTTGACGGGGAAGAGGGACTGGAATTATGTATGACAGAGAATTACGACCTGATTCTTCTGGATCTGAATCTGCCGGGAATTGACGGTCTGAAAATCCTGCGTCAATTCCGTACCTTCAATACCAATACTCCTGTTCTCATACTTTCCGCAAGAGTACAGATTCAGGATAAGGTAGAGGGACTGGATCTGGGAGCCAACGATTACCTCACCAAGCCATTTCATTTCGAAGAGCTGGAAGCCCGCATCCGCAGCCTCACCCGCCGCAAATTTATTCAGGAGGACGTTTGTCTGAGATGCAGCCGTATTACCTTTGACACACGCACAAGAGAAGCCAGTGTAGATGGCACACCTCTGGCTCTCACCAGAAAAGAAAGTGCACTTCTGGAATACTTTTTGCTTCACCGCGACCGGATCATCAGCCCTGAGGAAATGATCGAGCATCTCTGGGACGGCAGCGTGAACAGCTTCAGTAACTCCATCAGGGTGCACATTTCTTCTTTAAGAAAAAAACTGAGAACTGCTCTTGGATATGATCCTATACAGAATAAGATCGGACAGGGCTATATTATGGAGGACTAAATCTATGAAATTTTATTCAGAAAAACTTTCCCCCCGCAGGCTTTCCCTCCAGTGGCGGCTCACATTGCTGATCTCCGGGCTGGTTATCACAGCCTGTGCACTGATGTATTTTTTCATCAGCCGTTCTGCTGTGACCGGTCTGGAAGGGATTTCCGACTATGTGGTTCTGGTCACCCCAGACAATTCAAACCCAATCTCCATCAATGTAGATCCCAAAATCCTCATCCCTGATCTGGAGAACCAGATCCAGAATACCAAAAACAACTTTCTGTTCCAGAGCATGATCGCCACAGGTATCATTATTCTTCTCAGCAGTATCTGTACCTGGTTTGTCACCAGAAGAGCCCTGACCCCCCTGCGCAGATTCAGCGACAGGATCAGCCAGGTACAGGCTCAGAATCTGTCTGAACCGCTGGAAGTCCCACTCTCAGAGGATGAGATCTCACGTCTGACCAGATCCTTTAATGACATGCTTGCCCGCCTGGACAATGCCTTCTCTGCACAGAAACAATTCGTGGCAAGTGCAGCACATGAGCTTCGCACTCCCTTAGCTGTAATGCAGACAAATCTGGAAGTTTTTTACAAAAAGCCGGAGCACGCACCCCAGGAATACGACAGACTTTTCACTATGCTTCAGGAACAGACCGGACGACTTTCCCATCTTGCAGAAATCCTGCTGGACATGACAGGTCTTCAGACTGTAGAGCGTTCTGACACCATTTCCCTTGCAGCACTCACAGAAGAAGTTTTCTGCGATCTGGACCCGGTTGCAGACAAGCATCAGATCCGGCTTATTCAGACAGAAGGTGACTGTACTGTTACAGGCAGCTATATCCTTCTGTACCGTGCAGTCTATAATCTGGTTGAAAATGCGATCAAATATAACCGTCCTTCCGGTTCTGTCACTGTAAGCATTCATTCTGCAGAATCTGCAGTCCTGGAGGTAACCGACACAGGCATCGGTATCTCCCCTGAAAATCAGGAAAAAATCTTTGATCCCTTCTACCGTGTGGACAAATCCCGCAGCCGCGCCATGGGCGGTGCAGGCCTGGGTCTTGCTCTGGTAAGCGAGATTGCCAGACAGCACAAGGGTCAGGTAAAAGTGACCCAGAGCAGCGAAAAAGGCAGTACCATTGCCCTGATACTGCCTGTAACAATCCTTTAAATCAACTGACCATTGATTTTTTCTCTTATTTATTTTTTTCCAGAATCTGAATCAGTTTCTGTGTATCTTCCATTGTAGTAGCCCAGCTTGTGGCAAAGCGGATCACAGAGTGTGTCTCATCATACTTCTCCCAGAATCCGAACTCCACATCCTGGGCTATTTTTTTCATTACCTCATTGGACACAATGCAGAAGATCTGATTGGTGGGAGTATCCAGAGAAAGCTGATATCCATACTTCTTCAGTGCATCCTTGATCTGCTCTGCAGCTTCCATTGCAGGTTTACCGATCCGCAGGTACAGCCCGTCCGTAAACAGCTCACCAAACTGGATCCCTGCGATCCGTCCCTTGGCAAGCAGTGCTCCGTGCTGCTTGATGATCGTAAAGAAATGAGGAATCCGTCCTTTCTGCGGTATAACCACTGCTTCTCCAAACAATGCTCCGCATTTGGTTCCTCCAATGTAAAATACATCGCTAAGTTCTGCCAGATCAGTCAAAGTCACATCATTCTCCGGGCTTGCCAGTGCATAGGCAAGACGGGCGCCATCTACATAAAGAGGAAGATGATTTTCCCGGCAGACTTTGCTGAGAACTGCTAATTCCTCTCTGGAATACAGAGTACCATATTCTGTTGGCTGGGAAATATATACCATCCCGGGCATTACCATATGCTCATAATTGGCATCATCATAGAAATCCTTCACCAGCTTTTCAATCTGCGCTGCAGAGATTTTTCCATCTTTCTGCGGTACTGTCAGAACCTTATGTCCACCAAACTCAATAGCACCCGATTCATGAGTTGCAATATGCCCTGTATCCGCAGCCACAACTCCCTGATAGGATTTCAAAAGTGCATCGATCACTGTGGCATTGGTCTGTGTTCCGCCAACCAGCAGGAATACATCTGCCTCCGGTGCATTGCAGGCTTCTCTGATCTTTTCTTTCGCATCTTCTGTGTATGGATCCTGACCATAGCCCACTGTTTTCTCCAGGTTTGTCTCCATCAGCTTTTTCATGATTGCGGGATGCGCGCCTTCCATGTAGTCACTGGCGAAATATAAACGTGATTCTGTATTTTCCATTTTTATCGTTATGTCCTTTCTACTGCAATATCTGCGCATTTGACTTTTTTATTCATAGCTTCTATTCTGTACCGGAACACTATTCATTCTGTTACTCTATTTTTCTTAGCATTTCTCCCATCTGCTCTTCTGACTTTCACAGATGGAGTTCCACTGACAATTCCCACAGATTTCTTTCCTCTTTCCTGATGCCAGGATCTCTTTCTGGACAAGTTCTGTAAAATCATCAAATTCTATAATCTGTCCATTCTCCAGGCCACACAGTTCCAACACTGCATTGTCATATGCTTCTACAAGCGAAAAGGAAGAACAGCATCCTTTTTCATTATTCGGACAGGCAGAACAGATCTCGTCTGTATCTGCATGAAGCTGTATCTTCGCTCCCTTCTGGAAAATATCCAGCATTTCCTGCATATGTGCGGAAAACCCATTACTGTATCCCTCACCCTTGAAATATGCAAGGCACATTCCATGGTGAGGGCGTAGTGGAATATTTTTTATAAAAGACATCTTTGTGCACCCTTCTCCTTAATTTTTTAACATATTGGATACTTTAACACAAAGCGTTTTTATTGACAACTTTTTTTATTTTATAGTTTACAATCCAATAATTCTATATACTGATCGGATTTCATCAGACTTACTGGATAAAATCAGAAAAATCCTTTTTTACTTTTTCTTCATTTACCAGCCTTAGATACTCTCATATTATAAAAAAATGTTCCCAATGATGCCAGAATGATCAGCACATATCCTGTAAAGCTGTACTTATCCGGAATCTCTCCAAACAGAATAAATCCCAACATCGTGGCAAAAATAATCTGCGAATAGTCAAAAATGGAAATCTTCCCTGCAGGTGCATAGGTGTATGCAGCCGTAATCGTAAACTGTCCACCCGCTGCAAATAATCCTGCCATAAGCAAGGTCACAAGCTGTTTCATACTCATCGGAGTGAAATGAAATACCATCCACGGCACAACCGACAAGCAGGAGAAAAATGAAAAATAAAACACGATAACCGGTCCCTTCACTCCGTGAGTTCCCAGTACACGCACCATCGTATAGGCAATTCCTGCTCCCAGTCCACCGCAGACTCCGATCAGTGCCGGAACAAGTGCCGCATTCTGAAATCCCGGTTTCACTACAAATAAACATCCTATAAACGCCAGCACAACACATGCAGCCTGTGCCGGTCTGATCTTTTCCTTTAATAAAAGGAATGAAAAAATAATCGCAAAAAACGGAGACAACTTATTCAGAATCGATGCATCTGCCACCAACAGATGATCAATGGCATAAAAGTTACACAGAATTCCCAGTGTCCCGCACACACAACGCAGGATCAGCGGTCCCCAGTATTTCTTATCCACCTTCGGCACTGTACGATTCTTACAGAGAATTATCGCTGCAAACACAGCCGCCACCAGATTCCGGAAGAAACTCTTCTCCACAGACGGCAGATCACCTGCCAGACGTACGCTCACATTCATACAAGCAAAGAAAAACGCCGACAGGATGATCATTATCATACCCTTTATGTAATTTTCCTGTTTCATCAGATTTAACCTGCCTTTCTGTCCATGCAGACAGCTTCTTTTTCATAATATGCTGTCTGTCATCTACCTGTTAATCATAGCACGGACAATCGTTTTAGTACAAATAGATTTTTTATTCCAGCAACACTTTGAAAGGAACTGCTGACCTGATTTTACATCCCATTGACTTTTCCAGATGCTTGTGTTACCCTAACACAAGAAAATCTGCATAATGGATAATAACAACGGGAGCCTGTGAAACAGGCTGAGAGGAAGATAGATCTTCGACCGCACCTGATATGGATAATGCCAGCGTAGGGACTGTATTTGTATATTAAAA carries:
- a CDS encoding ATP-binding protein, which translates into the protein MSEVKNKKKKSSIIQVSIGVLAVILAILIIIMMGIVSDIQGTARIVNYTGLVRGETQRLIKLELSTQQENEMIHDIRTFIDGLRNGNDELNLVRLNDVDFQNKMQELDDKFSDLYKKIYLVRFKGARNTDIIPESEEFFVICDEATGLAEKYSQKKATSLSLLEKYITADIVVLMLLIGYEFIKAIQYAAMNRLLQRKVYLDDATGLPNKNKCEELLSEEEPDADTGVCSFDLNNLRRINDSRGHEAGDAYIRRFAICLRASMPAEQFVGRAGGDEFLAVTHGLDREQLTQCLEKVRRDMTEESRVYPDTPLSYAVGFALAGDFPGSTMRELFNCADKNMYINKNHVKWEEAAAEKHQGYQLLKLLNQHGSNFSDCLYCDARMDTYRAIRSSENFFLASDGAYSGAVEQIIEEQVEKSSQADIREGLQISELQKKMHTKKDVLEYEYNIGKQGAYNRLTLIPVDWDEDKKLHHFLLAFETIRKTSEGQTGAKEQLQLYYEQLKQSILENDSYVDALLELSDVIYTVNLTKDALERRIVLNGKEQKSRELFMDYPLPCSYRDYCWEYEKKITQETIAGYCMTDNCEKLRKRFENGETNMSVEYCAREDDGSIRWVQKTVLMTRMVVFDTEILAEVPMIYAIILLQDTTQRHERDEQEQARLQAAFNEMRAESRAKTNFLSRMSHDIRTPLNGIIGLLKIDETHFEDKALIRENHKKMKIATDYLLSLINDVLQMSKIEEGHIVLTHEYICLKDLVYEIESIITHKAADEDIKWIYEKNKEDIPYPYVYGSSLHLRQIFLNIYGNCIKYNRPGGKITTVMEAADIHDGICTYRWTISDTGIGMSPEFLSRIFDPFSQEKTDARSVYQGTGLGMAIAKGLIEQMNGSIEVTSQVGVGSVFVITIPFEIAQKQKKDEEIAEKYDIRGLHLLAVEDNELNAEIIEMLLTDDGAKVTVAKNGRQAVEHFESNPPGTFDAILMDVMMPVMDGIAATKAIRAMDRADAKTIPIIAMTANAFEEDAKRCLAAGMTAHLAKPFQIEDVEKTIVECCGK
- a CDS encoding 4Fe-4S binding protein, with translation MSNQKNNDNKSNKKQNTKNMKINEWPRHGIQALWAFITNSHVTGFVTGKIYTGKLKNACVPGLNCYSCPGAVGACPIGSLQAVIGSWNFKMAYYVVGFLIFIGAMVGRLICGFLCPFGLIQDLLNKIPFPKKIRTFKGDKLLRKLKYVIFAVFVILLPLFLVDIMGQGAPYFCKLICPAGTLEGGLPLVLLNKSMRSALGWLYIWKNVILIITIILSILIYRPFCKYICPLGALYSVFNPVSLYKYRVDKDKCIKCGKCAKACQMIVDPVENSNSPECIRCGRCRKACPTDAIQCGIRKTPDRL
- a CDS encoding CD1871A family CXXC motif-containing protein, translated to MDKLKTSKIWNSKWPALILMFVGACFMGYGISRGELAVVFTKAINICMECVGIG
- a CDS encoding TlpA family protein disulfide reductase — protein: MKNRRMRLMAIFAAGVLSVTSMGGIVTVHAGEALAVPADEAGVVQMDGEDAQAAEDGSVAASEGLIAGSFKPSEIAQPAQDTYEYPFLGMKLGISKDLKEQMKKKNISMFTDERWNDNADAVTYATASWCTLTDEQKDAEVDKMGTGYDDWLKSLSRVGVIGMYDEESQKDLDTITGCTEHKELGTSSDGKYKYYLSTNKDADADLLKDVEGIEVTLTEMTPFQMLSAFDQPQDTSDSTEAAEGTNVGKFETTGVDGKTYTQDIFSKYDLTMVNIFTTWCSPCVNEIPDLEKLYQEMKDKGVGVVGVTLDTVGSDGKQDEEAVKKAQVLQEKTKASYPFLIPDSGMMNGRLNGISAFPETFFVDKNGNIVGETYSGSHSLDEWKEIVEKELENVTEGK
- a CDS encoding response regulator transcription factor, whose protein sequence is MHILIIEDEEQLCRSMAEGLRMDGYEIDTCFDGEEGLELCMTENYDLILLDLNLPGIDGLKILRQFRTFNTNTPVLILSARVQIQDKVEGLDLGANDYLTKPFHFEELEARIRSLTRRKFIQEDVCLRCSRITFDTRTREASVDGTPLALTRKESALLEYFLLHRDRIISPEEMIEHLWDGSVNSFSNSIRVHISSLRKKLRTALGYDPIQNKIGQGYIMED
- a CDS encoding sensor histidine kinase, translating into MKFYSEKLSPRRLSLQWRLTLLISGLVITACALMYFFISRSAVTGLEGISDYVVLVTPDNSNPISINVDPKILIPDLENQIQNTKNNFLFQSMIATGIIILLSSICTWFVTRRALTPLRRFSDRISQVQAQNLSEPLEVPLSEDEISRLTRSFNDMLARLDNAFSAQKQFVASAAHELRTPLAVMQTNLEVFYKKPEHAPQEYDRLFTMLQEQTGRLSHLAEILLDMTGLQTVERSDTISLAALTEEVFCDLDPVADKHQIRLIQTEGDCTVTGSYILLYRAVYNLVENAIKYNRPSGSVTVSIHSAESAVLEVTDTGIGISPENQEKIFDPFYRVDKSRSRAMGGAGLGLALVSEIARQHKGQVKVTQSSEKGSTIALILPVTIL
- a CDS encoding threonine aldolase family protein, which codes for MENTESRLYFASDYMEGAHPAIMKKLMETNLEKTVGYGQDPYTEDAKEKIREACNAPEADVFLLVGGTQTNATVIDALLKSYQGVVAADTGHIATHESGAIEFGGHKVLTVPQKDGKISAAQIEKLVKDFYDDANYEHMVMPGMVYISQPTEYGTLYSREELAVLSKVCRENHLPLYVDGARLAYALASPENDVTLTDLAELSDVFYIGGTKCGALFGEAVVIPQKGRIPHFFTIIKQHGALLAKGRIAGIQFGELFTDGLYLRIGKPAMEAAEQIKDALKKYGYQLSLDTPTNQIFCIVSNEVMKKIAQDVEFGFWEKYDETHSVIRFATSWATTMEDTQKLIQILEKNK
- a CDS encoding DUF1284 domain-containing protein, with product MSFIKNIPLRPHHGMCLAYFKGEGYSNGFSAHMQEMLDIFQKGAKIQLHADTDEICSACPNNEKGCCSSFSLVEAYDNAVLELCGLENGQIIEFDDFTELVQKEILASGKRKEICGNCQWNSICESQKSRWEKC
- a CDS encoding DMT family transporter is translated as MKQENYIKGMIMIILSAFFFACMNVSVRLAGDLPSVEKSFFRNLVAAVFAAIILCKNRTVPKVDKKYWGPLILRCVCGTLGILCNFYAIDHLLVADASILNKLSPFFAIIFSFLLLKEKIRPAQAACVVLAFIGCLFVVKPGFQNAALVPALIGVCGGLGAGIAYTMVRVLGTHGVKGPVIVFYFSFFSCLSVVPWMVFHFTPMSMKQLVTLLMAGLFAAGGQFTITAAYTYAPAGKISIFDYSQIIFATMLGFILFGEIPDKYSFTGYVLIILASLGTFFYNMRVSKAGK